In the genome of Kitasatospora cathayae, one region contains:
- a CDS encoding DJ-1/PfpI/YhbO family deglycase/protease gives MTHPTKVLAIVTNYGVEQDELLVPVRHLRENGVQADIAAPHRDDIRTLVHDKEPGETVRPTHTLDEIEPSGYDLLLIPGGTVNADRLRLRQEAVALVLAFTTSGRPVAAICHGPWLLAEAGVAYGKRLTSYPSLRTDLANAGATWADEPLVTDDANDWRLVTSRNPGDLDHFLRGIDSALSARAGAAA, from the coding sequence ATGACCCACCCCACCAAGGTCCTGGCGATCGTGACGAACTACGGCGTCGAACAGGACGAACTCCTCGTCCCCGTCCGGCACCTGCGCGAGAACGGCGTCCAGGCCGACATCGCGGCCCCGCACCGGGACGACATCCGCACCCTGGTCCACGACAAGGAGCCGGGCGAGACCGTGCGGCCGACCCACACCCTCGACGAGATCGAACCCTCCGGCTACGACCTGCTGCTCATCCCCGGCGGCACGGTCAACGCGGACCGCCTGCGGCTGCGCCAGGAGGCGGTGGCCCTGGTGCTCGCCTTCACCACCTCCGGCCGTCCCGTCGCCGCGATCTGCCACGGCCCGTGGCTGCTGGCCGAGGCGGGCGTCGCCTACGGCAAACGACTCACCTCCTACCCGTCCCTGCGCACCGACCTCGCCAACGCCGGCGCGACCTGGGCCGACGAGCCGCTGGTCACCGATGACGCCAACGACTGGCGGCTGGTCACCTCCCGCAACCCGGGCGACCTCGACCACTTCCTGCGGGGCATCGACTCCGCCCTGAGCGCCCGCGCCGGGGCCGCCGCCTGA
- a CDS encoding DUF6296 family protein, whose product MRTAKRYRLVAADPYQEFVLTATGATGSTDTEVYVDPSGAVRAEIDADGEVRSITTALPLGRPVRAEPLD is encoded by the coding sequence ATGAGGACCGCGAAGCGCTACCGCCTGGTCGCCGCCGACCCCTACCAGGAGTTCGTGCTCACCGCCACCGGCGCGACCGGCAGCACGGACACCGAGGTGTACGTGGACCCCTCCGGAGCCGTCCGCGCCGAGATCGACGCCGACGGCGAGGTGCGGTCCATCACCACCGCGCTCCCGCTGGGTCGTCCGGTCCGCGCGGAGCCGCTGGACTGA
- a CDS encoding SRPBCC family protein produces MSMVKESVDVEVPLHAAYNQWTLFEEFPRFMEGVDAVTQIDDRHNHWRTSIGGVSREFDTEIVDQQPDERIAWRTTDGDVEQKGVVTFQRLDDLHTRINMAIDFRPEGMAEKTADVLGVVDRRVKGDLKRFKEFIEERGRAEGGWRGRISPG; encoded by the coding sequence ATGAGCATGGTGAAGGAGTCCGTTGACGTCGAGGTCCCGCTGCACGCCGCCTACAACCAGTGGACGCTGTTCGAGGAGTTCCCCCGCTTCATGGAGGGCGTCGACGCGGTGACCCAGATCGACGACCGCCACAACCACTGGCGCACCAGCATCGGTGGGGTCAGTCGGGAGTTCGACACCGAGATCGTCGACCAGCAGCCCGACGAGCGGATCGCCTGGCGGACCACGGACGGCGACGTGGAGCAGAAGGGCGTGGTGACCTTCCAGCGGCTGGACGACCTGCACACCCGAATCAACATGGCCATCGACTTCCGGCCGGAGGGCATGGCCGAGAAGACCGCCGACGTGCTGGGCGTGGTCGACCGGCGGGTGAAGGGTGACCTGAAGCGCTTCAAGGAGTTCATCGAGGAACGCGGCCGGGCGGAGGGCGGCTGGCGCGGCCGGATCAGCCCGGGCTGA
- a CDS encoding DUF6480 family protein — protein sequence MTTPDPDPDRTPALDEHGALPGGDTPPAEGGISGISHPEPVEVRRAWGPWPAVVIVLLALAVSAMLVGMIVVLA from the coding sequence ATGACCACACCCGATCCCGATCCCGACCGCACCCCGGCGCTGGACGAACACGGCGCACTGCCCGGCGGGGACACCCCACCGGCCGAGGGTGGAATCTCCGGCATCTCGCACCCGGAGCCCGTGGAAGTACGGCGGGCCTGGGGGCCCTGGCCCGCCGTCGTGATCGTGCTACTGGCGCTGGCGGTCTCCGCCATGCTGGTCGGCATGATCGTCGTACTGGCCTGA
- a CDS encoding DUF5133 domain-containing protein, whose amino-acid sequence MPMVDVTALGRLVAEYDALSELRSPEAQQRLRDVCYTIAVYTGETDAARAVAVARALLAPGRRGPVDGAAVATGPVADRDHGALLAELGELAERERERHRTLSTLPDVLQLTRVAVPGSVGAAVSTWHDDGTVETLAAGSPQLLALERAQGEAGAGPLARIRRQGQGQLLVRLDPGRPGRFADRARRCGVRAVATEHLRTLPHGCTAFSVYLRTPVEPGTPASALVSVLALQASVALDRAALARTVADLLDRRHAIGPAIGVTMERFGVPPHTALILLARAAQRLGTDLDTVVHRLAADGR is encoded by the coding sequence ATGCCCATGGTGGATGTCACGGCGCTCGGCCGACTGGTCGCGGAGTACGACGCCCTGTCGGAGCTGCGCTCGCCCGAAGCCCAGCAGCGCCTGCGCGACGTCTGCTACACCATCGCCGTCTACACCGGCGAGACGGACGCCGCCCGCGCCGTCGCGGTGGCCCGCGCCCTGCTGGCCCCGGGCCGCCGGGGGCCCGTCGACGGCGCCGCCGTGGCGACCGGGCCGGTCGCCGACCGGGACCACGGGGCGCTGCTGGCCGAACTCGGCGAACTCGCCGAGCGGGAGCGGGAACGGCACCGGACGTTGTCGACCCTGCCGGACGTCCTCCAGCTGACCAGGGTCGCCGTGCCCGGCAGCGTCGGCGCCGCGGTGAGCACCTGGCACGACGACGGCACCGTCGAGACGCTGGCCGCCGGCTCCCCGCAGTTGCTGGCGCTGGAACGGGCCCAGGGCGAGGCGGGCGCCGGGCCGCTCGCCCGGATCCGCCGCCAGGGCCAGGGGCAGCTGCTGGTCCGGCTCGACCCGGGCCGCCCCGGGCGGTTCGCGGACCGGGCCCGTCGCTGCGGGGTGCGCGCCGTGGCCACCGAGCACCTGCGTACCCTGCCGCACGGGTGCACCGCCTTCAGCGTCTACCTGCGGACGCCGGTGGAACCCGGCACCCCGGCGAGCGCGCTGGTCTCCGTCCTCGCCCTGCAGGCCTCGGTCGCGCTGGACCGCGCGGCCCTGGCCCGGACGGTCGCCGACCTGCTCGACCGCCGGCACGCCATCGGTCCGGCCATCGGCGTCACCATGGAGCGGTTCGGGGTGCCCCCGCACACCGCGCTGATCCTGCTCGCCCGGGCAGCCCAGCGGCTGGGCACGGACCTCGACACCGTGGTCCACCGGCTCGCGGCGGACGGCCGGTAG
- a CDS encoding M48 family metalloprotease, with protein sequence MSTSGRAVTAVALLAGFYLLALGILAGQLALDVALYQELGHFGPGLLKIWALSVAIGYPVVRVVFLTRRREHDGELPGVVLTRERQPAVWAMVDRIAERTGVRGPAEIRLVPQVNAGVFEETRLLGLIPGKRHLVIGAPLLLGLTEGELESVLAHEFGHYSNRDVKLAAVTVAGRRALLHTIGGLHQRADQHQAEEAAKLAAKAEKRLAKGRKPSREQATGGVDRVLAKLFALYAKLYFRISEAVGRRQEYAADQVAARLAGRDATASALRKMPTLVAAQDFYLSRYATIGWDAGLLPPPGQVYGGLLHLLSDPKRRAELAEHALDLPEEAPDPYDSHPPIRLRVAAIEELPDDGRGPGAAGPALALLHDAERVLTELEVVTLVPEAAGKQRVEWAELVRTAMLTHAREASAPAHRALTGLGLPATVHGLLDAVDAGRAWEFTDRLPKSEQAAAATGRAAREFARPMLREELAHAVVTALAEAGLAGWELSWAGPAELRLPDGIEEGFDAALDAACADTPDTAPLRALLTGAGLPAPVAPAV encoded by the coding sequence ATGAGCACATCCGGCCGCGCCGTCACGGCCGTGGCCCTGCTCGCCGGCTTCTACCTGCTCGCCCTCGGCATCCTCGCGGGCCAGCTGGCCCTCGACGTCGCCCTGTACCAGGAGCTGGGCCACTTCGGCCCGGGGCTGCTCAAGATCTGGGCCCTGAGCGTCGCGATCGGCTACCCGGTGGTCCGGGTGGTGTTCCTGACCCGCCGCCGCGAGCACGACGGCGAGCTGCCCGGCGTGGTGCTCACCCGCGAGCGGCAGCCCGCCGTGTGGGCCATGGTCGACCGGATCGCCGAGCGGACCGGCGTCCGCGGACCGGCCGAGATCCGGCTGGTGCCCCAGGTCAACGCAGGCGTGTTCGAGGAGACCAGGCTGCTCGGCCTGATTCCCGGCAAGCGTCACCTGGTCATCGGCGCCCCGCTGCTGCTCGGCCTCACCGAGGGCGAGCTGGAGTCCGTACTGGCCCACGAGTTCGGCCACTACAGCAACCGGGACGTCAAGCTGGCCGCCGTCACCGTCGCCGGCCGCCGCGCCCTCCTGCACACCATCGGCGGGCTGCACCAGCGCGCCGACCAGCACCAGGCCGAGGAGGCCGCCAAGCTCGCCGCCAAGGCCGAGAAGCGGCTCGCCAAGGGCCGCAAGCCGTCCCGGGAGCAGGCGACCGGCGGCGTCGACCGGGTCCTCGCCAAGCTCTTCGCGCTCTACGCCAAGCTGTACTTCCGGATCTCCGAGGCGGTCGGCCGCCGCCAGGAGTACGCGGCCGACCAGGTCGCCGCCCGGCTCGCCGGCCGCGACGCCACCGCCTCGGCGCTGCGCAAGATGCCGACGCTGGTCGCCGCCCAGGACTTCTACCTCAGCCGCTACGCCACCATCGGCTGGGACGCCGGCCTGCTCCCGCCGCCCGGCCAGGTCTACGGCGGCCTGCTCCACCTGCTGAGCGACCCCAAGCGCCGGGCGGAGCTCGCCGAGCACGCGCTGGACCTGCCCGAGGAGGCTCCCGACCCCTACGACTCGCACCCTCCGATCCGGCTGCGGGTCGCCGCGATCGAGGAGCTGCCCGACGACGGGCGCGGCCCCGGCGCCGCCGGCCCCGCCCTCGCGCTGCTGCACGACGCGGAGCGGGTGCTCACCGAGCTGGAGGTCGTCACGCTGGTCCCCGAGGCGGCCGGCAAGCAGCGGGTCGAATGGGCCGAACTGGTCCGCACGGCGATGCTGACCCACGCCCGCGAGGCCTCCGCCCCGGCCCACCGGGCCCTGACCGGGCTGGGCCTGCCCGCCACCGTCCACGGACTGCTCGACGCCGTCGACGCCGGCCGGGCCTGGGAGTTCACCGACCGGCTGCCCAAGAGCGAGCAGGCCGCCGCCGCGACCGGCCGGGCCGCCCGCGAGTTCGCCCGCCCGATGCTGCGCGAGGAGCTGGCGCACGCCGTCGTCACCGCGCTGGCCGAGGCCGGCCTGGCCGGCTGGGAGCTGTCCTGGGCCGGGCCCGCCGAGCTTCGGCTGCCGGACGGGATCGAGGAGGGCTTCGACGCGGCCCTGGACGCCGCCTGCGCCGACACCCCGGACACCGCGCCGCTGCGCGCGCTGCTCACCGGCGCCGGCCTCCCCGCGCCCGTCGCCCCCGCCGTCTGA
- a CDS encoding Rieske (2Fe-2S) protein produces the protein MNASALHTHRWSRRLRRALEAPAHWEVLDAPAGPLADAVEALPLGLSRDALRGVWLGHPLHPALVQLPIGCWTSAGLLDLAPGRSRSADALVAAGLLSAGPAALAGWVDWARLDPPRRRTGLVHALANTGGVLLYAGSLLARCRGRRGRGRLLGLAGMAAVTTGGVLGGHLAYRQAAGPDRAAAVPRLAPADWAALGAVEDFPVGQPVRRRAGELAVVVVREGDRCHVLAERCAHLSGPLSEGTVVDGCLRCPWHGSEFRLRDGEVVSGPATAPQPVLETRVLSGHLEVRLPGAG, from the coding sequence ATGAACGCCTCAGCTCTGCACACCCACCGCTGGTCCCGTCGGCTGCGCCGCGCCCTGGAGGCGCCCGCGCACTGGGAGGTGCTGGACGCCCCGGCCGGGCCGCTCGCCGACGCGGTCGAGGCCCTTCCGCTGGGCCTGTCCCGGGACGCCCTGCGCGGGGTGTGGCTGGGCCACCCGCTGCACCCCGCGCTGGTCCAGCTGCCGATCGGCTGCTGGACGTCGGCGGGACTGCTGGACCTCGCACCGGGCCGGAGCCGTTCGGCCGACGCCCTGGTGGCGGCGGGCCTGCTGTCCGCCGGGCCGGCCGCGCTGGCGGGCTGGGTGGACTGGGCCCGGCTCGACCCGCCGCGGCGGCGCACCGGCCTGGTGCACGCGCTCGCCAACACCGGCGGCGTGCTGCTGTACGCCGGATCCCTACTGGCCCGGTGCCGGGGGCGCCGCGGCCGCGGCCGGCTGCTCGGCCTGGCCGGGATGGCCGCCGTGACCACCGGCGGGGTGCTCGGCGGACACCTGGCCTACCGGCAGGCCGCCGGGCCCGACCGGGCCGCCGCGGTCCCCCGGCTGGCGCCGGCGGACTGGGCCGCGCTCGGCGCGGTCGAGGACTTCCCCGTCGGGCAGCCGGTCCGCCGCAGGGCCGGCGAACTCGCCGTGGTCGTCGTGCGCGAGGGGGACCGCTGCCACGTGCTCGCGGAGCGCTGCGCCCACCTCTCCGGCCCGCTCTCGGAGGGCACCGTCGTCGACGGCTGCCTGCGCTGCCCCTGGCACGGCAGCGAGTTCCGGCTGAGGGACGGCGAGGTGGTCAGCGGCCCCGCCACCGCACCGCAGCCGGTACTGGAGACCCGGGTGCTCTCGGGGCACCTGGAGGTACGGCTGCCAGGGGCCGGTTGA
- a CDS encoding endonuclease, which yields MTVDTITSRLLAEHGRTYAEEAGITLRDKPSPLYRLLVLTVLCSIRISAETATKAARELSAAGYRTPRAMADSSWQDRVDALGRAHYVRYDESTATALGEGAELLLDRWHGDLRRLRDEADGDPGSLRELLQEVPRIGPVGADIFCREVQTVWPWLRPYFDERACGAAEELGLPHTPRGLGGLVPPKDHARLAAALVRVSLSKGALEELQAA from the coding sequence ATGACGGTCGACACGATCACCTCCCGGCTGCTCGCCGAGCACGGCCGGACGTACGCCGAAGAGGCCGGCATCACCCTGCGGGACAAGCCCTCGCCGCTGTACCGGCTGCTGGTCCTGACCGTCCTGTGCTCGATCCGGATCAGCGCCGAGACCGCCACCAAGGCCGCCCGGGAGCTGTCCGCCGCCGGGTACCGCACGCCCCGCGCGATGGCCGACTCCAGCTGGCAGGACCGGGTGGACGCGCTCGGCCGGGCCCACTACGTCCGGTACGACGAGAGCACCGCGACCGCGCTCGGCGAAGGGGCGGAGCTCCTGCTCGACCGCTGGCACGGCGACCTGCGCAGGCTGCGCGACGAGGCCGACGGCGACCCGGGCTCGCTGCGGGAGCTGCTGCAGGAGGTCCCGCGGATCGGGCCGGTCGGCGCGGACATCTTCTGCCGGGAGGTCCAGACGGTGTGGCCGTGGCTGCGCCCGTACTTCGACGAGCGGGCGTGCGGGGCGGCCGAGGAGCTCGGGCTGCCGCACACCCCGCGCGGTCTGGGCGGCCTCGTCCCGCCGAAGGACCACGCCCGGCTGGCCGCCGCCCTGGTCCGGGTCAGCCTGTCCAAGGGGGCGCTGGAGGAACTGCAAGCCGCTTGA
- a CDS encoding outer membrane protein assembly factor BamB family protein, whose amino-acid sequence MRGGRTLLRLKAGPAAAAGLLLLGFATPARAVETTVSVNNKRTGWDANEPNLSPAQVSSSNFGQRWSTAVNGAVLAQPLVTGTNVIAATENNDVFGLDPATGRTNWSRHLGAAWPTSTVSCNDPAAHTGITGTPVYDPSSNTVYLTSKVNDGPDVDHPHWYMHALDASTGAERTGWPVTIQGTPTNSPGHPFNAKTAAQRPGLLLMNGSVYAAFASYCDTGPYVGQVVGVNASTRKVTLWSTEAGSDSMEAGIWQSGGGLVSDGSGRIFLATGNGAGTGASPSPGPGNRPPGHLGESVVRLGVNSDGSLSARDFFSPTDNRTLDKNDTDLGSGGPMALPSGFGTAAHPHLLVQVGKDGRVFLLDRDNLGGMGQGPNGTDNPVSMAGPFEGVWGHPSVFGGGGGYVYTVATDTGNGRSPLRALKYSVNGAGVPVLSSIGTSNEGFGYGSGSPAVTSYGPNPKSALVWAVWSGSGAGGVGGELRVYDAVPVNGVMHLRRSFPIGTAAKFVVPATDDGRVFVGTRDGHLVAFGSQ is encoded by the coding sequence GTGAGAGGAGGGCGGACGCTGCTCCGGCTGAAGGCGGGGCCGGCGGCCGCGGCGGGCCTGCTGCTGCTCGGCTTCGCGACACCGGCGCGGGCCGTCGAGACCACCGTGTCGGTCAACAACAAGCGCACCGGGTGGGACGCGAACGAGCCGAACCTCTCCCCCGCCCAGGTGTCCTCGTCGAACTTCGGGCAGCGCTGGTCCACCGCGGTGAACGGCGCGGTGCTGGCCCAGCCGCTGGTCACCGGCACGAACGTGATCGCGGCGACCGAGAACAACGACGTCTTCGGCCTCGACCCCGCCACCGGGAGGACCAACTGGAGCCGGCACCTCGGCGCGGCGTGGCCCACCTCGACCGTCAGCTGCAACGACCCCGCCGCCCACACCGGGATCACCGGCACACCGGTGTACGACCCGTCGTCCAACACCGTCTACCTCACCAGCAAGGTCAACGACGGCCCCGACGTCGACCACCCGCACTGGTACATGCACGCGCTGGACGCCTCCACCGGCGCCGAGCGAACGGGCTGGCCGGTGACCATCCAGGGCACGCCGACCAACAGCCCGGGCCACCCGTTCAACGCCAAGACCGCCGCGCAGCGCCCCGGTCTGCTGCTGATGAACGGCTCCGTGTACGCGGCCTTCGCCTCCTACTGCGACACCGGCCCGTACGTCGGCCAGGTCGTCGGCGTGAACGCCTCCACCCGCAAGGTCACCCTGTGGTCCACCGAGGCCGGCTCCGACTCCATGGAGGCCGGCATCTGGCAGAGCGGCGGCGGGCTGGTCTCGGACGGCTCCGGCCGGATCTTCCTCGCCACCGGCAACGGAGCCGGCACGGGCGCCTCGCCGAGCCCCGGCCCCGGCAACCGGCCTCCCGGGCACCTCGGTGAGTCGGTGGTCCGGCTGGGTGTGAACAGCGACGGCAGCCTCAGCGCCAGGGACTTCTTCAGCCCCACCGACAACCGGACCTTGGACAAGAACGACACCGATCTCGGCTCCGGCGGCCCGATGGCGCTGCCGTCCGGTTTCGGCACCGCCGCGCATCCGCACCTGCTGGTCCAGGTCGGCAAGGACGGCCGGGTCTTCCTGCTGGACCGGGACAACCTCGGCGGCATGGGCCAGGGCCCGAACGGCACCGACAACCCGGTCAGCATGGCCGGCCCCTTCGAGGGCGTCTGGGGCCACCCCTCCGTCTTCGGCGGTGGCGGCGGCTACGTCTACACGGTGGCCACCGACACCGGCAACGGCCGCTCCCCGCTGCGCGCGCTCAAGTACAGCGTGAACGGCGCCGGTGTCCCGGTCCTGAGCAGCATCGGCACCAGCAACGAGGGCTTCGGCTACGGCTCCGGGTCCCCGGCGGTCACCTCCTACGGGCCGAACCCCAAGTCCGCGCTGGTCTGGGCGGTGTGGTCCGGCTCCGGTGCGGGCGGCGTCGGCGGCGAGCTGCGGGTCTACGACGCGGTGCCCGTCAACGGCGTCATGCACCTGCGCCGCTCCTTCCCGATCGGCACGGCGGCCAAGTTCGTGGTCCCCGCGACCGACGACGGCCGGGTCTTCGTCGGGACCAGGGACGGCCACCTGGTGGCCTTCGGCAGCCAGTAG
- the pqqB gene encoding pyrroloquinoline quinone biosynthesis protein PqqB: MKIRVLGTAAGGGLPQWNCGCAECAAARRSGAERSQDCLAVSGDGRAWYLVNASPDLRTQLLAAPELAPAPGTRDTPLRGVLLTSGELDHTLGLLTLREADRLTVHATEPVRRALHQAFPVGPLLASYTGSHWHTVTPGEPVELAGGLRAEAFALGGKRPRYAADLPGEGRPDRTDWVTGYRFTAADGAACAVYAPGLAEWTPAMDRAVAGADLVLLDGTFSTADELAERTGGARRSPGMGHLAVRDSLPHLARRPGPRYLYTHLNNTNPLARRDPPRAADLAAAVAAVAEDGMLIEL, encoded by the coding sequence GTGAAGATCAGGGTCCTCGGGACCGCCGCGGGCGGCGGCCTGCCGCAGTGGAACTGCGGCTGCGCCGAGTGCGCCGCCGCCCGCCGCAGCGGTGCCGAACGCAGCCAGGACTGCCTGGCGGTCAGCGGCGACGGCCGGGCCTGGTACCTGGTCAACGCCTCCCCGGACCTGCGGACCCAGCTGCTCGCGGCACCCGAACTCGCCCCCGCCCCGGGCACCCGGGACACCCCGCTGCGCGGCGTCCTGCTGACCAGCGGCGAACTCGACCACACCCTGGGCCTGCTGACCCTGCGCGAGGCCGACCGGCTGACCGTGCACGCCACCGAGCCGGTGCGCCGCGCGCTCCACCAGGCCTTCCCCGTGGGCCCGTTGCTCGCGTCCTACACCGGATCCCACTGGCACACCGTCACCCCGGGCGAGCCCGTGGAGCTCGCCGGCGGGCTGCGCGCGGAAGCCTTCGCGCTCGGCGGCAAGCGCCCCCGCTACGCGGCCGACCTACCCGGCGAGGGCCGGCCGGACCGTACGGACTGGGTGACCGGCTACCGGTTCACCGCGGCGGACGGCGCCGCGTGCGCCGTGTACGCCCCGGGGCTGGCCGAGTGGACGCCGGCCATGGACCGCGCGGTGGCCGGGGCGGACCTGGTCCTGCTCGACGGCACCTTCTCCACGGCCGACGAACTCGCCGAGCGGACCGGCGGCGCCCGCCGCTCGCCCGGCATGGGCCACCTCGCGGTGCGGGACTCGCTCCCGCACCTCGCCCGCCGACCCGGCCCCCGCTACCTCTACACCCACCTCAACAACACCAACCCGCTCGCCCGTCGCGACCCGCCCCGGGCGGCGGATCTGGCGGCGGCGGTCGCCGCGGTCGCCGAGGACGGCATGCTGATCGAACTCTGA
- the pqqE gene encoding pyrroloquinoline quinone biosynthesis protein PqqE produces MSTAPAVPTAPADPVPGLRAGVRLVHDPARGRSALLHPEGVLLLNDTAAAVLRHCDGRRDARSLAARLAEEYDGVDGAQVDALLAELVERRLLTLDGTGAPVRPATAAAPPGGAVRAPAPLGLIAELTYRCPLQCAYCANPVELSRYRAELDTGQWLRVLEQARGLGVLQLHLTGGEPLLRRDLTQLIAHAAELGLYTNLITSGVPLAPGRAEELAAAGLDHVQLSLQDAEPRSADAIAGIAAHDRKLAAARQFTSAGLPLTVNAVLHRGNLARLGALADQAVELGADRVELAHVQYYGWAWRNRAHLAPDEEQVRQAERDVAAARERHGERVEIGYVPADLHGGTVKPCMNGWGREQLAVAPNGDVLPCLAAAQLPGLTVPNAVTDGLAASWHDSPAFNRFRGTDWMPEPCRSCALRELDHGGCRCQAYQFTGDPAVTDPACRLSPHRHLVTEPVPAETPTPVPRRYR; encoded by the coding sequence ATGAGCACCGCCCCGGCCGTCCCCACCGCCCCGGCCGATCCCGTCCCCGGACTGCGCGCGGGCGTCCGGCTGGTGCACGACCCGGCGCGCGGCCGGTCCGCGCTGCTCCACCCCGAGGGCGTGCTGCTGCTCAACGACACCGCCGCCGCCGTCCTGCGGCACTGCGACGGGCGCCGCGACGCGCGATCGCTCGCCGCCCGGCTCGCCGAGGAGTACGACGGGGTGGACGGCGCCCAGGTCGACGCCCTGCTCGCCGAACTCGTCGAGCGCCGGCTGCTCACCCTGGACGGCACCGGCGCCCCCGTCCGGCCCGCGACGGCCGCCGCACCTCCCGGCGGCGCGGTCCGCGCACCCGCCCCGCTCGGACTGATCGCCGAACTCACCTACCGCTGCCCGCTCCAGTGCGCCTACTGCGCCAACCCGGTCGAACTCTCCCGCTACCGCGCGGAGTTGGACACCGGGCAGTGGCTGCGGGTCCTCGAGCAGGCCCGCGGGCTCGGCGTGCTCCAGCTGCACCTGACCGGCGGCGAACCGCTGCTGCGCCGCGACCTGACGCAACTCATCGCTCACGCTGCGGAGTTGGGCCTCTACACCAACCTGATCACCAGCGGCGTCCCGCTCGCCCCCGGGCGCGCCGAGGAACTCGCCGCGGCGGGCCTCGACCACGTGCAGCTCTCGCTCCAGGACGCCGAGCCGCGCAGCGCCGACGCCATCGCGGGGATCGCCGCCCACGACCGCAAGCTCGCCGCGGCCCGGCAGTTCACCTCCGCCGGCCTGCCGCTGACCGTCAACGCCGTGCTGCACCGCGGCAACCTGGCCCGGCTCGGCGCCCTCGCCGACCAGGCGGTCGAACTGGGCGCCGACCGGGTCGAGCTCGCCCACGTCCAGTACTACGGCTGGGCCTGGCGCAACCGCGCCCACCTCGCCCCCGACGAGGAGCAGGTCCGGCAGGCCGAACGGGACGTCGCCGCCGCCCGGGAGCGCCACGGTGAGCGGGTCGAGATCGGGTACGTCCCCGCCGACCTGCACGGCGGCACCGTCAAGCCCTGCATGAACGGCTGGGGACGCGAGCAGCTGGCGGTCGCCCCCAACGGCGACGTCCTGCCCTGCCTCGCCGCCGCGCAGCTGCCCGGCCTGACGGTCCCCAACGCGGTCACCGACGGACTCGCGGCGAGCTGGCACGACTCGCCCGCGTTCAACCGGTTCCGGGGCACCGACTGGATGCCGGAGCCGTGCCGCAGCTGCGCCCTGCGCGAGTTGGACCACGGCGGCTGCCGCTGCCAGGCCTACCAGTTCACCGGCGATCCGGCGGTGACCGACCCGGCCTGCCGGCTCTCGCCGCACCGCCACCTGGTCACCGAGCCGGTCCCGGCCGAGACGCCGACCCCGGTGCCCCGGCGCTACCGCTGA
- the pqqC gene encoding pyrroloquinoline-quinone synthase PqqC, which produces MARPLSREQFAARLYDLRGRYWDTHPFHLRLHSGGCTPPELRRWVANRWYYQLCLTRKNAAIIANCPLPEVRRAWAGRLAYQDGLHHDGPAQDGPGAEGGLADWLVLAEAVGLDRTEVLDERHVARGVRFAVDGYLHFCQTRPWTEGAAAALTEMFSPDHMADRVTAWREHYRWIDPAGYAYFEHRIPVARQDSARTLELVLDHCVTEAQQQAAVDALAFKCEVLRAMLDAVDYGADR; this is translated from the coding sequence GTGGCGCGACCGCTGAGCCGCGAGCAGTTCGCGGCCAGGCTGTACGACCTGCGCGGACGGTACTGGGACACCCACCCGTTCCACCTGCGCCTGCACTCCGGTGGCTGCACACCACCGGAGCTGCGGCGCTGGGTCGCCAACCGCTGGTACTACCAGCTCTGCCTGACCCGCAAGAACGCCGCGATCATCGCCAACTGCCCGCTCCCGGAGGTCCGTCGGGCCTGGGCCGGCCGGCTTGCCTACCAGGACGGGCTCCATCACGACGGCCCCGCCCAGGACGGGCCCGGAGCCGAGGGCGGCCTCGCCGACTGGCTGGTGCTCGCCGAGGCGGTCGGCCTGGACCGCACAGAGGTCCTCGACGAGCGGCACGTCGCCCGCGGGGTGCGTTTCGCCGTCGACGGCTACCTGCACTTCTGCCAGACCCGGCCCTGGACCGAGGGAGCGGCGGCGGCGCTCACCGAGATGTTCTCGCCCGACCACATGGCCGACCGCGTCACCGCCTGGCGCGAGCACTACCGCTGGATCGACCCGGCCGGCTACGCCTACTTCGAGCACCGCATCCCGGTCGCCCGCCAGGACAGCGCCCGCACCCTGGAACTCGTCCTGGACCACTGCGTCACCGAGGCCCAGCAGCAGGCCGCCGTGGACGCGCTGGCCTTCAAGTGCGAGGTGCTACGGGCCATGCTGGACGCCGTCGACTACGGAGCCGACCGATGA
- the pqqA gene encoding pyrroloquinoline quinone precursor peptide PqqA, with the protein MDAARTPTPPPRATAAPTARPVGTRPAWSAPAVECHRTGAEVTAYAGRAPQWRDR; encoded by the coding sequence ATGGATGCCGCTCGTACCCCGACACCGCCGCCGAGAGCCACCGCCGCACCCACGGCCCGGCCGGTGGGCACCAGGCCCGCCTGGTCCGCACCCGCGGTGGAGTGCCACCGCACCGGCGCCGAGGTCACCGCCTACGCCGGCCGGGCCCCGCAGTGGCGCGACCGCTGA